Proteins from a single region of Carassius gibelio isolate Cgi1373 ecotype wild population from Czech Republic chromosome B15, carGib1.2-hapl.c, whole genome shotgun sequence:
- the ankk1 gene encoding ankyrin repeat and protein kinase domain-containing protein 1 isoform X1: protein MTAANSSVQGSFRDGSLERFTHFEKDEFESDWEKLAERKFGRVYKVKVKVWRETCALKTTTNDYRNMTQMSKIGRLKFSYLISIYGISKDPPGLVMEYMSKGSLDNLLSSHFLMWPKKFQMIHEMTMGMNFLHSMKPPILHLNLKPANILFDDHLHVKISDFGLVKWEEFSGKTEFIEHLSPRGNINYVPPEIFTQNPEPPGTKYDVYSISIIMWEILTQQRAYQGLNMTEILIRVSSGKRPGVEKIPEDKPLECEDMIGVMQQCWHQDCSRRPAFSETVRLTEVLSEILKIPDTNARGEIRKRLPEQVWNPKKTADSSDDSSVHSLLVKKEFESFKKVLQKEHVSMVFQDNNSLLHHAVASGDTESVQMVLNLGAPVNCQSAKGYTPLIVAVLHKFYEICSMLTDCGADVNLSDGDQWTALHFAVQAGDDRAVRLLLDNKARADAKEKDGWTPLHLAAQNGHEHIVRILIPRLNAVDEQERQSGRTALHMASIYGHVNIVNLLLKKKADVNKTDNLQSTSLHLAADEGHFRVVRLLVNNGADVKTVDEQSYSPLHFAALKGYTGICRLLLSKGVDPDIRTYQNWTAMHLAALKGHPETVLVLEEHHGSVNVQGKDGWTPLHLACHHGQEEVVTVLLTAGADPNLAEDNGWTPLHLACNSSCFPSVLQLISHQANVNAQNNSQSTPLHSAVQLSNIPIIKALLMNNAQRDMRDSKGCTPLTLAQRCNNTEAVELLNR from the exons ATGACAGCAGCTAATTCCAGCGTGCAGGGTTCTTTCAGAGACGGCAGCCTGGAAAGATTTACTCATTTTGAAAAAGATGAGTTTGAAAGTGACTGGGAGAAACTGGCTGAGCGTAAGTTTGGCCGTGTCTATAAGGTGAAGGTTAAAGTCTGGCGGGAAACATGTGCACTAAAGACAACGACCAATGATTACAG GAACATGACACAGATGTCCAAAATCGGAAGACTGAAGTTTAGCTATTTAATCTCCATTTATGGAATAAGCAAAGATCCACCTGGTTTAGTGATGGAATATATGAGCAAGGGATCCTTGGACAACCTCCTCAGCAGTCATTTCTTAATGTGGCCTAAGAAGTTCCAAATGATCCACGAGATGACGATGGGCATGAATTTTCTGCACAGCATGAAACCACCCATTCTTCATTTGAATTTGAAACCAGCCAACATTCTTTTTGATGACCATCTACACGTGAAA ATTTCAGATTTTGGCCTCGTTAAATGGGAGGAGTTTTCTGGAAAGACAGAGTTTATTGAACACCTGTCACCACGGGGGAACATAAACTATGTGCCTCCAGAGATCTTTACCCAGAATCCTGAACCACCTGGAACGAAGTACGATGTTTACAG CATTTCTATTATTATGTGGGAAATTCTGACTCAGCAGCGTGCATATCAAG GTCTGAATATGACAGAAATATTAATCAGAGTGTCATCTGGCAAAAGGCCTGGTGTAGAGAAGATCCCTGAAGACAAGCCACTTGAGTGCGAGGACATGATTGGTGTCATGCAGCAGTGTTGGCATCAAGACTGCAGCCGGAGACCGGCTTTCTCTG AAACCGTGCGATTGACTGAAGTCCTTAGTGAAATCCTAAAAATCCCAGACACGAATGCAAGGGGTGAGATAAGAAAGCGTCTACCTGAACAGGTATGGAAC CCAAAGAAAACAGCTGACTCCTCAG ATGATTCTAGCGTTCACTCTCTCCTTGTGAAGAAAGAGTTTGAGAGCTTTAAGAAAGTTCTACAAAAAGAGCACGTGTCTATGGTCTTCCAAGACAACAACTCTCTCCTTCATCACGCTGTGGCAAGCGGGGACACAGAGAGCGTGCAGATGGTCCTGAATCTGGGAGCCCCTGTGAATTGCCAGAGTGCAAAAGGCTACACCCCGCTCATTGTTGCAGTTCTGCACAAGTTTTACGAGATTTGCAGCATGCTGACAGACTGTGGGGCTGACGTCAACCTCAGCGATGGCGACCAGTGGACTGCGCTGCACTTTGCCGTACAGGCTGGCGACGACAGAGCCGTTCGCCTTTTGTTAGACAATAAGGCGAGAGCCGATGCCAAGGAGAAGGATGGGTGGACGCCTTTGCATCTCGCTGCTCAGAACGGCCACGAGCACATCGTGAGAATCCTGATCCCGCGTCTGAATGCCGTGGATGAGCAGGAGCGCCAGTCTGGCCGTACGGCGCTTCACATGGCTTCCATTTACGGTCACGTGAACATCGTCAACCTCTTGCTCAAAAAAAAAGCTGACGTTAACAAAACAGATAACCTTCAATCCACTTCCCTACACTTGGCGGCAGATGAAGGGCACTTCAGGGTGGTCCGTTTGCTGGTTAATAATGGGGCTGATGTGAAAACAGTCGATGAGCAAAGCTACAGTCCCCTACATTTTGCCGCTCTAAAGGGTTACACAGGTATCTGCAGACTCCTGTTGAGTAAAGGAGTCGACCCCGATATCAGAACCTATCAGAATTGGACAGCCATGCACCTTGCAGCCCTAAAAGGCCATCCAGAGACTGTCCTCGTGTTAGAGGAGCACCACGGCTCAGTCAATGTCCAAGGGAAAGACGGATGGACTCCTCTGCATCTTGCTTGCCATCATGGGCAGGAGGAGGTGGTGACGGTGCTGCTAACAGCAGGTGCTGACCCAAACCTGGCCGAGGATAATGGCTGGACACCCCTTCACTTAGCCTGTAACAGTAGCTGCTTCCCTAGCGTTCTGCAGCTGATATCTCACCAAGCCAATGTGAACGCCCAGAATAACAGCCAGTCAACGCCATTGCATTCAGCCGTCCAGCTCAGCAACATCCCAATCATCAAAGCCCTGCTGATGAATAATGCACAGCGGGATATGAGAGACTCAAAAGGATGCACCCCCTTAACCTTGGCTCAACGGTGCAACAATACAGAAGCCGTGGAGCTACTGAACCGTTAG
- the ankk1 gene encoding ankyrin repeat and protein kinase domain-containing protein 1 isoform X2 encodes MTAANSSVQGSFRDGSLERFTHFEKDEFESDWEKLAERKFGRVYKVKVKVWRETCALKTTTNDYRNMTQMSKIGRLKFSYLISIYGISKDPPGLVMEYMSKGSLDNLLSSHFLMWPKKFQMIHEMTMGMNFLHSMKPPILHLNLKPANILFDDHLHVKISDFGLVKWEEFSGKTEFIEHLSPRGNINYVPPEIFTQNPEPPGTKYDVYSISIIMWEILTQQRAYQGLNMTEILIRVSSGKRPGVEKIPEDKPLECEDMIGVMQQCWHQDCSRRPAFSETVRLTEVLSEILKIPDTNARGEIRKRLPEQPKKTADSSDDSSVHSLLVKKEFESFKKVLQKEHVSMVFQDNNSLLHHAVASGDTESVQMVLNLGAPVNCQSAKGYTPLIVAVLHKFYEICSMLTDCGADVNLSDGDQWTALHFAVQAGDDRAVRLLLDNKARADAKEKDGWTPLHLAAQNGHEHIVRILIPRLNAVDEQERQSGRTALHMASIYGHVNIVNLLLKKKADVNKTDNLQSTSLHLAADEGHFRVVRLLVNNGADVKTVDEQSYSPLHFAALKGYTGICRLLLSKGVDPDIRTYQNWTAMHLAALKGHPETVLVLEEHHGSVNVQGKDGWTPLHLACHHGQEEVVTVLLTAGADPNLAEDNGWTPLHLACNSSCFPSVLQLISHQANVNAQNNSQSTPLHSAVQLSNIPIIKALLMNNAQRDMRDSKGCTPLTLAQRCNNTEAVELLNR; translated from the exons ATGACAGCAGCTAATTCCAGCGTGCAGGGTTCTTTCAGAGACGGCAGCCTGGAAAGATTTACTCATTTTGAAAAAGATGAGTTTGAAAGTGACTGGGAGAAACTGGCTGAGCGTAAGTTTGGCCGTGTCTATAAGGTGAAGGTTAAAGTCTGGCGGGAAACATGTGCACTAAAGACAACGACCAATGATTACAG GAACATGACACAGATGTCCAAAATCGGAAGACTGAAGTTTAGCTATTTAATCTCCATTTATGGAATAAGCAAAGATCCACCTGGTTTAGTGATGGAATATATGAGCAAGGGATCCTTGGACAACCTCCTCAGCAGTCATTTCTTAATGTGGCCTAAGAAGTTCCAAATGATCCACGAGATGACGATGGGCATGAATTTTCTGCACAGCATGAAACCACCCATTCTTCATTTGAATTTGAAACCAGCCAACATTCTTTTTGATGACCATCTACACGTGAAA ATTTCAGATTTTGGCCTCGTTAAATGGGAGGAGTTTTCTGGAAAGACAGAGTTTATTGAACACCTGTCACCACGGGGGAACATAAACTATGTGCCTCCAGAGATCTTTACCCAGAATCCTGAACCACCTGGAACGAAGTACGATGTTTACAG CATTTCTATTATTATGTGGGAAATTCTGACTCAGCAGCGTGCATATCAAG GTCTGAATATGACAGAAATATTAATCAGAGTGTCATCTGGCAAAAGGCCTGGTGTAGAGAAGATCCCTGAAGACAAGCCACTTGAGTGCGAGGACATGATTGGTGTCATGCAGCAGTGTTGGCATCAAGACTGCAGCCGGAGACCGGCTTTCTCTG AAACCGTGCGATTGACTGAAGTCCTTAGTGAAATCCTAAAAATCCCAGACACGAATGCAAGGGGTGAGATAAGAAAGCGTCTACCTGAACAG CCAAAGAAAACAGCTGACTCCTCAG ATGATTCTAGCGTTCACTCTCTCCTTGTGAAGAAAGAGTTTGAGAGCTTTAAGAAAGTTCTACAAAAAGAGCACGTGTCTATGGTCTTCCAAGACAACAACTCTCTCCTTCATCACGCTGTGGCAAGCGGGGACACAGAGAGCGTGCAGATGGTCCTGAATCTGGGAGCCCCTGTGAATTGCCAGAGTGCAAAAGGCTACACCCCGCTCATTGTTGCAGTTCTGCACAAGTTTTACGAGATTTGCAGCATGCTGACAGACTGTGGGGCTGACGTCAACCTCAGCGATGGCGACCAGTGGACTGCGCTGCACTTTGCCGTACAGGCTGGCGACGACAGAGCCGTTCGCCTTTTGTTAGACAATAAGGCGAGAGCCGATGCCAAGGAGAAGGATGGGTGGACGCCTTTGCATCTCGCTGCTCAGAACGGCCACGAGCACATCGTGAGAATCCTGATCCCGCGTCTGAATGCCGTGGATGAGCAGGAGCGCCAGTCTGGCCGTACGGCGCTTCACATGGCTTCCATTTACGGTCACGTGAACATCGTCAACCTCTTGCTCAAAAAAAAAGCTGACGTTAACAAAACAGATAACCTTCAATCCACTTCCCTACACTTGGCGGCAGATGAAGGGCACTTCAGGGTGGTCCGTTTGCTGGTTAATAATGGGGCTGATGTGAAAACAGTCGATGAGCAAAGCTACAGTCCCCTACATTTTGCCGCTCTAAAGGGTTACACAGGTATCTGCAGACTCCTGTTGAGTAAAGGAGTCGACCCCGATATCAGAACCTATCAGAATTGGACAGCCATGCACCTTGCAGCCCTAAAAGGCCATCCAGAGACTGTCCTCGTGTTAGAGGAGCACCACGGCTCAGTCAATGTCCAAGGGAAAGACGGATGGACTCCTCTGCATCTTGCTTGCCATCATGGGCAGGAGGAGGTGGTGACGGTGCTGCTAACAGCAGGTGCTGACCCAAACCTGGCCGAGGATAATGGCTGGACACCCCTTCACTTAGCCTGTAACAGTAGCTGCTTCCCTAGCGTTCTGCAGCTGATATCTCACCAAGCCAATGTGAACGCCCAGAATAACAGCCAGTCAACGCCATTGCATTCAGCCGTCCAGCTCAGCAACATCCCAATCATCAAAGCCCTGCTGATGAATAATGCACAGCGGGATATGAGAGACTCAAAAGGATGCACCCCCTTAACCTTGGCTCAACGGTGCAACAATACAGAAGCCGTGGAGCTACTGAACCGTTAG